In Oncorhynchus kisutch isolate 150728-3 linkage group LG5, Okis_V2, whole genome shotgun sequence, a genomic segment contains:
- the LOC109890620 gene encoding uncharacterized protein LOC109890620 isoform X2 encodes MSETSGLRQRISSVMDILTSAAVTEICKLVEDCCGALSVEVSQSKEQIKMLEKQLSLTESRYMSVSGEERQTPVSSGSPNNSPSGNYPTANADDADDTHDDKGMVHVQDFYFDMRFPAVHCL; translated from the exons ATGTCTGAGACGAGTGGTTTGCGTCAACGGATAAGCTCCGTCATGGACATTCTGACCTCCGCTGCGGTGACAGAGATTTGCAAATTAGTAGAGGATTGCTGTGGAGCGTTAAGTGTAGAAGTCTCTCAAAGCAAAGAGCAAATCAAAATGCTAGAGAAGCAACTCAGCCTGACCGAGTCGAGGTACATGTCGGTGAGTGGCGAAGAACGTCAGACGCCTGTCAGCAGCGGCTCACCAAACAACAGTCCTTCGGGCAATTACCCCACGGCCAATGCCGATGATGCGGACGACACTCACGATGATAAAG GTATGGTGCATGtgcaggacttttattttgacatgAG ATTTCCAGCAGTTCATTGTCTCTGA
- the LOC109890620 gene encoding gastrula zinc finger protein XlCGF48.2-like isoform X1 — MSETSGLRQRISSVMDILTSAAVTEICKLVEDCCGALSVEVSQSKEQIKMLEKQLSLTESRYMSVSGEERQTPVSSGSPNNSPSGNYPTANADDADDTHDDKDFQQFIVSEVEFPPEQQHYKQELSPILGQDDWNPIQIKVEQEEFRIIQEEEDSVFTPAWVKSDYDQYPTQSSQTQSEEYEDRMASTEQIKTEPKEDNSSEPTSDSHPQCKLKKTWTEIGQSSKGRKTMDLRSPVQMSHTEEKPFCCSDCGERFTQMGKLDAHRKAHKGKKPHRCDECGKCFTQIGYLNYHRKTHTGEKPHRCHDCGKCFYRVGDLTLHMRIHTGEKPLCCQVCGKCFARPSNLRSHIRIHTEKCYSCHYCGKYFRRKDSLTVHMRIHTREII; from the exons ATGTCTGAGACGAGTGGTTTGCGTCAACGGATAAGCTCCGTCATGGACATTCTGACCTCCGCTGCGGTGACAGAGATTTGCAAATTAGTAGAGGATTGCTGTGGAGCGTTAAGTGTAGAAGTCTCTCAAAGCAAAGAGCAAATCAAAATGCTAGAGAAGCAACTCAGCCTGACCGAGTCGAGGTACATGTCGGTGAGTGGCGAAGAACGTCAGACGCCTGTCAGCAGCGGCTCACCAAACAACAGTCCTTCGGGCAATTACCCCACGGCCAATGCCGATGATGCGGACGACACTCACGATGATAAAG ATTTCCAGCAGTTCATTGTCTCTGAAGTGGAGTTTCCCCCTGAGCAGCAGCATTATAAGCAGGAGTTGAGCCCCATCCTGGGGCAAGATGACTGGAACCCCATACAGATTAAAGTGGAACAGGAGGAATTCAGGATCATCCAGGAGGAGGAAGACTCTGTATTCACTCCTGCCTGGGTGAAAAGTGACTATGATCAGTACCCAACTCAGTCCTCACAAACCCAAAGTGAAGAATATGAAGACAGAATGGCCTCAACTGAACAGATCAAAACAGAACCTAAGGAAGATAATTCCTCAGAGCCAACAAGTGACTCTCATCCCCAGTGCAAATTGAAGAAGACATGGACAGAAATAGGACAAAGCTCGAAGGGTAGAAAAACCATGGATCTAAGGTCACCAGTGCAAATGAGTCACACAGAAGAGAAACCATTTTGCTGTAGTGATTGTGGTGAACGTTTCACTCAGATGGGAAAACTGGATGCTCATAGGAAGGCCCACAAAGGAAAGAAACCGCATCGCTGTGATGAATGTGGCAAATGTTTTACTCAAATTGGGTATCTAAACTATCACAGAAagactcacacaggggagaaacctcaTCGCTGTCATGATTGTGGCAAATGTTTCTATCGAGTTGGTGATCTGACACTTCATATGAGGATTCACACAGGTGAAAAACCACTTTGCTGCCAGGTCTGTGGCAAATGTTTTGCTCGTCCTAGTAATCTGAGGTCTCACATTAGGATTCACACAGAGAAATGTTATTCCTGTCATTATTGTGGCAAATATTTTCGGCGTAAAGATAGTCTGACCGTGCACATGAGGATTCACACAAGGGAAATCATATAA